A window of Cryptomeria japonica chromosome 3, Sugi_1.0, whole genome shotgun sequence contains these coding sequences:
- the LOC131045659 gene encoding uncharacterized protein LOC131045659, whose product MDFAFGKDDVEDGHHDAEKALKFIQKVQAVHQAVEAQLEKSQAKYKARHDKHRIDHHFQVGDRVWLHISKERMQGEGKKLKPIRYGPFEILEKIGTNAFRLNLPPYMQIYSVVNVENLKLYEPPMILDEEANVQVPSVDDLSPEYMSELPEDVILDRNVRSSKRGAIEYLKVGRKGMHPGKAQWMEVERVRELYPHLLSA is encoded by the coding sequence ATGGACTTTGCCTTTGGAAAAGATGATGTTGAAGATGGACATCATGATGCAGAGAAGGCTTTGAAGTTCATTCAGAAAGTCCAAGCAGTTCATCAGGCAGTAGAAGCTCAAttggagaagagccaagccaaatacAAGGCTCGACATGACAAGCATCGCATAGATCATCATTTTCAAGTTGGCGACCGCGTTTGGTTACATATCAGCAAGGAAAGGATGCAAGGTGAAGGTAAAAAGCTTAAGCCTATCAGATATGGTCCCTTTGAGATCTTGGAAAAGATTGGTACCAATGCCTTTCGCCTTAATCTTCCTCCATATATGCAAATTTACTCAGTTGTAAATGTAGAAAACCTGAAGTTGTACGAGCCTCCAATGATTTTGGATGAAGAGGCTAATGTTCAGGTCCCATCAGTTGATGACCTTTCACCTGAGTATATGTCAGAGCTGCCAGAGGATGTCATTCTTGATAGAAATGTCAGATCTTCAAAAAGAGGTGCTATTGAGTACCTTAAAGTAGGACGTAAAGGAATGCATCCTGGCAAAGCACAATGGATGGAGGTTGAAAGAGTGAGGGAGTTGTATCCTCACTTACTTTCTGCGTAA